A window of Apodemus sylvaticus chromosome 23, mApoSyl1.1, whole genome shotgun sequence genomic DNA:
CACATGCAGGAAGGACATGAACAGCAGGAAGGGTGTGGCCACGTGCCTGGGGACGGGGTCATGACATCACAGGGCGGTGACATTATCGCTCCTCCTTCCCCCTGGCCTGCCACACAGTGACTGCCTTGCagcatagcccaggctgccccggGCCTCTCTCCCTGTACCCCATCGCCCCTCCCAAGTTAGGCCAGGCCAGCCCACCTTGAAGCCCCGCCTCCGGAAACCACCAAAGCTCGGCAGCCCCGCCCCCATGCAAGCAACGCCCCCAGGAGACCATGACGTTCTCAGACAGGAAGCAGTAAAGTCGAGGACCCACCCACTCCTGAAATGCCAGCTCATTGAAACCCCGCCCACCGGAAAATGACACAATCCAGAGTGCCCCATCGCCCCGCCCCCGCTGTCACCTGCGCAGGAAGTCCCGCCCCTCGTCCGTGAGTTGCTGAGTGAGCGCACTGTAGTTCGTGGGCTGCTGAGCGATGGCAAGGTCGGCCATGAGGAAGCAGTTCGCGAGGCGGAAGTGGGCGCGGAATGCGAGAAGGGACACGCCCACCACCCCAGCCACGCCCACCGCGACTGCCGACCACGCCCACAGGGGTACCCGCACTGGTCCTACACCCCACCATCTTGCCCCTAGTGTCCGCCACGCCCACAGCGAGGCCAGCCCTGCCCCCAGCGTGCCCAGTGTCAGGGTCCACACCAGCCGCAGGGCGGGGCCCAGCACGGTGCCGCCCCCCGGCCTGCAGTCGCGCAGGTTGGTGGTGGGTGTGCCCAGGAAGCGCGAGAAGCCATGGCGCAGTGGGTGGTGGCAGAAGTCAGTTGGTGAGTGGCAGCTCAGGCCCAGGTGCCACTTCCCTGCAGGGGAATCAGATAGGGTCAGGCATGGGTCAGAGGTCACGCCCAGGGTCACGGGGTCAGACGGGGTGATTCAGTGGAGTCAGGGGTCGGAGGTCAAACGTGGGGTCAGGAGCCATGACATCAGACCCAGGGGCCAACAGTCGTGCCAGGTAAGGGGATGGCTGGGGGGTCGCAAGGTCAGCAGCAGGTCAGGGGTCAAGGGGCACAGCTGCCTCACCCTCCCGGCCCCGCCCTCACCAACTAGCGCAGTGGCGTAGCCCTGCTCCTGCAGCAGGCGCGGGAATGTGACCTCACTGGTTGGGAGCCCGCCCGATGAAGCAGAGAAGAGGAACACGCCCATGATGCCACGTGACGCCATGCCTGCGAGGGGTGGGGAGCATGAGATCACGGAGGTCATGGGAAGGTCACGCGGGTCATAAGGGTCACGCCCACCTGAGCGCATGGCGTATCTCCCCGTGAGGAAGGCGGCGCGGCTGGGCGTGCAGAGCGGGGCGGCGGCCAGGTGCTGCGTGAGCTTCGCACCCTCCCGGGCCAGGCGGTCGATGTTGGGCGTCCTGTGGGGTCGCCAGGGTCGAGGGGGCCATGAGTAGGAATGACCCTGAGCACTACTTCCGGCCCCGCCCACTCCCGGGCCCTTGGCCCCACCACCTTAGTGTCTGGTTCCCGTAGCAGCCAGGGTCGCCGATGCCGAGGTCGTCTGCCATGATGATGACGAAGTTGGGCCCAGGGTGGGCGTGGGCAGTGCAGAGCAGGGCCAGCAGCGGGGGGAGGAGCCATGcaggggaggggcggggcatcGTAGTCCTGTGTGTTTCCGGGGGCGTGGCCTCAGTCACTCAGGCTCACTGAGCCACATGACTTCCCTTGCCAATCACACTAGGCCCCGCCTGCTACTATTTAGCTCAGCCCTCACATCCTGTCAGTCATCAGGCCCCTCCCATAGCCTGCCTTTCGATAAGCTCCGCCTAGTGACATCATCTCAACACTTAGCCTAGGCTGCCGTGTTTCcctttgtgtagcccaggctgacccagaCCTCACTGCACAGCTCAGggcccctccctgccctctgcctagcccaggctgccctctccGTCCCTCCAAGTGGCTCTGGTTGCCTGGCGTCAAGTGGATGTAGCCTGGGCTACCCCACTTCCCcatccatgtagcccaggctgtgccAATTCATATCCTCCCCCTGACCtcccctgtgtagcccaggctgtcccacATTTGCCTCACTACCTGCGCCTAGCCCAGGATGTCTCCTGACTCCCTCCTCCTGGGCCACATACCCCACTCGCGGCCATTCCCCTGCCTCACATACTGAGTCCACCAGGTGCACTTGCATCCTTCCCCAGTCACCATCCACAtcgtagcccaggctgcccctaCCCTCTCACTGTCCTggcttgtgtagcccaggctggcctccttcTCTCCATGCCGAGCTTCCTtgcctcttgttctctctccccATAGCCCAGGCTCTCTCACCAGTCACAGTGGGGTTAGAGGTCGGAGGTCACAGGTCGAGGGTCACAGTCTTGGCCAGGTCGCGGGTCACAGggctggcggcggcggcagccTGGGGCAAGAACTCTCGGCGCCGCCGCCCCCGCCCGGGGCAGTTATACCCGCGGGTCACGGGTCATGCGCCAGGGGCGGGGCCGGCGGTGTTTACCCGGTGACATCAGGGGGCGGGGCCGCGCGGCGTGGACATTCTTTACCACTTCAGCAGCACGTCCGGGTGTGGGCGGGGTCATCGCTCCTGGGATTCCAGGTGACGTCATCAGGCAGGGCGGAGCCGGGGAAACTCCCCCTCGGGTAGTGGGTGACGTCAGGGCGGGGCCAGCAGTCGCCAGGTGATGGACAGAGACGCCAACAAGCATGGCGCCGGCGGCTGTCAGTGACCTTGGTCACAGAGGTGTCGGGCTGTCGCTCAGGTGACGTCATGCACGAAACCCCGACCGCGGTCGTGATTGACAGAGATGGGGCAGGACCGCCGTTGTTTACCCTTCAGGATGACGTCAGGGGGCAGGACCAGCTCAGTGACTAAAGGCTGAGTCCGTGGGCCGGGGCAGTGGAGTCTGAGTCACGGGGGTCAGTCAGCGGGGTCACGGGGTCAGTGGCACGCGGGGCGAGGCAGGTGCGTGGCCGAGGAGTGGCGCTGATTCCGATGAGTGGCAGGTCGGCGTGGCGGGGGCGTGGCGTCCTCTGTCAGTCAAAGCACACACCTGTCAGTCACCCCGCGGTTGTCGGCACTCATCGCCCAGTGGCCACCGGGAAGCGAGATGCTGTGCTGGGAGAGGGGACCGGAAGTCGCGACTCCAGCAGGACCTCAGCGCAAGGCAGCCCGGGAACACTGCCAGGCGGGAGCTCAGGGGTACGCGGGGCCGGGTCGGGTCTTCCAGGGCGCCAGAAGTAGGGCGCTCGCTTCATGTGTATCGTGGCTGAGTCCCGCCCTCTGCCACAGTCACTTCCCGTTGGGCTCCTGTCAGTCAAGGCTGAGTCCCGCCCTCCTGCATTGAAATTTCCGGTTCGTTCTCGGTCAGTCATGGCTTTGCCCACCCTCTGCCACAGTCACTTCTGGTTGGGTTCCCGTCATTCGCAGCTGAGTCCCGCCCTCACCCATCCCCCCTTCCTTTCTATCCAGCCTGACCCCAGAATCTTCTGTCGACTGGAAGGCCTGGAGAGGGGCGAGCGTTGACTGACAGGCCTGGGTGAAGCACCTGAGTGACAGGCACTCTGCCCCTCGCCAATGCTACCCTACAGCGACTACACCCCTCTGTGACGTCATCCGACCCTGCCCCTCGATcctaccaaccctacatccgatggagagctaatatacaatatacacagagaactcaagaagttagaccccagggaatcaaataaccctattaaaaatggggtacagatctaaacaaataatattcacatgaagaaattcggatggccgagagccaccttaagaagtgctcaacatcattagtcattagggaaatgtaaatcaaaacaaccctgagatttcacctcacaccagtcagaatggctaaggttaaaaactcaggagacagcaggtgttggcgaggatgtggagaaagaggaacactcctccactgctggtggggttgtaagatggtacaaccactatggaaatcagtctggtggttccttagaaaactggacatgacacttctggaggaccctgctatacctctcctgggcatatacccagaggattccctggcatgcaataaggacacatgctccactatgttcatagcagccttatttataatagccagaagcttaaaagaacccagatgcccctcaaaggaggaatggatacagaaaatgtggtatatttacacaatggaatactacttggcaattaaaaacaatgaattcacaaaaattttaggcaaatgggtgaaactagaaaatttcaacctgagtgaggtaacacaatcacaaaagaacacacaaggaatgcactcactgagaagtggatattaattagcagaggagccctgaatacccaaagcacaattaacataacaaatgaagctccaggagaaggaagaacaaagtgtggatgcttcattcCTTTctggaagggggaacaaaatactggTGAGAGgaaaagtgcagagcagagactgaagggaagaccatccagaggctgcccccCCTGGGGGTGCAACCCATAcacagtcatcaaaccctgacactattgctgatgccaagaagtgcttgctggcaggagcctggtacagctgtttcctgagaggccctgccagagcctgacaaagacataGGCTGATGCTCTCCGTCCACCAtgggactgagtgtggggtccccaatggaggagctaaggaaaggactgaagagctgtaggggtttgcagtcctacagaaagaaaaacaatatcaaccaactagtgCCCCGAGAGGTCTcggggactaaacaaccaaccacagAGTACCCATGGCTacacctgcatatgtagcagaggatggtcctgtcagacatcagtgaaaagagaggcccttggccctgtgaaggatTGTTACCCAAGTTGAGTTCCAGGGTGGTGAGGTAGCTGTGGTTGGTTCTGGGCAGGAGGGTGAAGACCTCATAAAAAAGGGGTAGGAGGGatgagatagggagtttctgCAGGGGAAACTGcaaaagggatagcatttgaaatgcaaataaagaaaatatccaataaaagaatatttatatatattatgtatataagatatatataagatatatatatatccgataaaagaatattatatatatatatatatatatatatatatatatatataaagctcttATGTAATAACACCTGGTGGGGCATTGtgcaagtatttttaaaatgcattttatagcTGTGTATATTGTTATTATACTTGAAAATGATTATATGTGTTACaaggaaaattattttatcaGTAAGAATAtgttacacattttaaaatagaataaacatTTTGAAGTTAAACATTAAGTGAATGATAAGTTCATGGACAGTGAAAGCTATCAATATTTCCATTATGCTTGTagaacattattttaatattttcaaatgttaatattcatcaaacagaattattattttaaaatatatttcatttaaattatttgtccATTTCCAAATACAAGATGATATAATATACCACATACCCAGATTTTTATCCTTCAGGCTCTTTTTATGCACTAGTTTAATGTTAACTTTTAGTGTGTTGTTACTATGTCAGTTTCTTTAAAGTCTATCATATTTCTCTTAACACCTCAGTGTTCCTTTTTTTTGAGATCCTTTAAGTGATGTTTGAGCAGAGAGATCTTCTCTCCATAAGAAATTTGTTCATCTGCCCCAACACAGTAAGCAGTTCATCTGTTATTTTTAGCTATTACCTCTCATCAGGAGTAAACATACCAAACATGCTCTTTTGATGAAATTTGCATTTTCAATTGAGTGTTTGGAgctaagtttttctttttaaacctgaAAAGTGTATTGACACAGgtcatttatttgtaattttaccCCATATTATGGCGTATAAAAGTATCACCAATGAAAATTTCTACTACTTTTCCAATGAGGTATAAAAAATACAGTAAACATCAGAAATGAATTTCATACTAACCTAACACAGAAGAATAATAAGGTGAAGCAACCATCACTATCAAAGTGTACAGTGTATTGTGGCTAAAAATTGGAAAACATATTCTTTAAATCCCAGAGACATAAAAATTGAATAAGAGATGTCATgagcatcagcaacagaaaagcCCAGGAAATCTTGGTTTATTAAAGAAAGAAGTCCCAAGCACATTGATTACCTGAAAGATGAGTTATTTCAACACACCTTCCCTCATGGCCTGCAGGCACAAATGGTAATATCTTGTGCTTAGGATCTCAGACGTTGAGAACAGCTTATCTACAAGAAGTACATTTATTCTCCTAAATTTTCTCTAATGTTATATTTATTCAGTAGTTAAGTATTGACCATCTATCTGATCCTAATAATAAGCCTaatctatgtatgtgtatttatgtaattGGACCAAAAGATTATTCTGGTAACAGAATATGAAGCCTGGCAGTGTTTTCCCACATTCACCATCAAATCCAGAATTTCAGGAGGGGCTCATTAAAggactattttatgaaacaaagtatttgtatattcataagcatatatataattattatatgtattatatattatatatgttatatgtattatatatatatatataatgttatgcTTGTAATCATGGATAGTAGACCAACACACAAATatgtgaatgaatgcatgaatgaatgtatgGTAATATCATGAATGTATGAATATATTCAATTGTTGGAGACCCAAATTAGATAACCTTTTTAGGCATTTAGATGTATGCTCATACAGGAATCATTGGCAGGTAATTGAATATAGGCAGTGATGCATTCTCTTCATATTGAGCTGTTGGTAAAGGTGGGAATTATGAATTCATGGCAGATGAAGAGACATCTTTCCATACATGATATCGACAAAAACTCAACAGAGAGAATCAAGACACATTTTCCAGCATTTAGAACTGGAGCCCAAAGTATTAAAGCTAAACTAAACTGTGAcatatttgaaattattaaaatagctATTGGTGTAATAATTAATTTTCAGTGGTTTCTAAAGgtacagagaggaagaggacagaCACCCACAGTTTGTGTACACagctaaatatttctaatttatgaCATTGATGCAGGAAATAATAACTTACCTAaatcaataattttattatacaaaTTGTCAATAGGTCCCTCCTTTGTCCAAAGGGAAAAACCACAGTCACTTCTCAAATCTCCATCATTATCttcattattctttattcttcaaAAGCAAATGGGTTCTATCAAACAGCACAAGAATAGAGAAAATTTCAGGAGCAAAAATGAAATAGTGAAAGCACAcagcttcttcatgtctgctaGGCTCTCAGATGGAACAGTTGTGAAATCCATTTCTTATGCAGACAGACATTACGCAGACATTTACACCTCTGTGTCTGTTTTAAGGCTACTGCTGTCTGGAGATCCACTTCATTATATTCCCATTTCCTTTTCAGTCACCCTTTGTCATGCTCCCTGGATACACTGAGAAAATTCTTGCCTCAAGCTCTACATGTgaggtctgaaaacttttgatcaaaccatttctgaaaacatgttttggagatcATGTTCTCCATCCCCAGTGTCATGATTTCATTCGTATACATGGCATAAGTCCCAAGGACAATATTTTTCCTGGACAGCTTGGACCAGATCATGTGTCATCGCCATATGTACAAACACAATGGATTTCACTGGAGCTTCTATAGACAAGAGTTTAGAAGGTCATAAAAGTTCCTTATCATTCACACTTTGAGAAGAATTATGGGACATTATGTCTTCCATTGTCTAATGTAGGGAAACGCAGTCTCACATGAAACACTGAGCCGGGATTCgaacattctctctgttgttcatatactAGTGTATGCTAGTTaagtttacaaaatatcttcaaatttCCTGTGATTCCTGTAGCATCTGTCATTATGCAAAATCCATAATACCTAGATTTATAAAGATTCAACACCCATACTGTGCAATATCAGTACCTATGCAGACATTCCCTGAGTTATTATGCTGATAGTTTGCCTGATAATCAGTCCCTGGTAGTCAGTGCCAtttgatgaaacatttctttgttaatatttgttCACTCCTCATTAAGATGTTTGAGAACAATTTCatacattttctcaaagaaataaaataatttacatgCCATTTTTGAGAGAGAGATTGTATTGCTAATGTTAGTATATACCTTATTTTTTCATCCATGTCTAGTtagtatttgttttgaaacagtcctGTCTTGGATTACATTGTAACAACTACAGATGTATGTCTGTTATGCTAATTTATATAACTTAGACTACAATCAGTGCCACAGATGGAGCAtttcatttaatttacattttttgaaCTACATTATTTTTGGCCCAAATAGACATACTGAATTAAATGGAATCTTTAACTCCATTTTTGGAATGGCTGCTATATCACTGGCTTATAATAAAATCTTTCTATGCAGTTTATTGCACCATCTTAGTTGCtatgaataaaaatttgtttcataCTTTGGTTGAATTGTGACTGTCAATTTGAATTTTTTCAGTACTTTTGCAGACCTGTAGATTGAGAAAATTGAGTGGCTTGATATGGTGATATTATATACTTGTTGTATACTGGGTGGTAATAACATGTCAATTGAATTGTGAATATGTGTGGAGGCCGACTCTTCATTCCATTGTGACTACTATTGAAATGCCATCCTGGGCTGTGGCAGTCTTTGGAAGAAATTTGGTACACATGAGAACTGGACTTGGATCCATACCAAACTCATTATAGCAATACTACTGGTCAAACACAAATGTCCTTCAATAAACTTGAATTTGCTTTTGCCAAGATTGAGAGGTGAGACTCCATGTTGATTTCTACAGAGAAATACTCCTTGTCCTTGAAAAACAAATAGTATTTTTtgaaattgcttttctttctgccttAAGCTCATGTTATTGGCTTgacatggtagaaagaaagagCACCACACACTACTGTATCCTTCCTGATTATCAAGgaagtctttgtttttctttttcctttaagttataCTGTTGGATTGCAATTGTAAGATATTCTCTACAGTACTTTAtgagtatgtaaaataaaatgttcttccatGTTTCACAAATAATATTCCATAGCTTCTGTTCAGTTTGTTGTCCCTTTATTTCTTGTtggaatcagatatctgattccatGTTGTGCTATATGGAACATGAGATAACCTCTATACCATTGTCAATTCATAGAATAATCTCTGAAACATTGTCACTCCTGCAATTTGgcaggctgttacagccaggaacacagagaacacccaagtgtaagataACTTGGGACTCAGACCACTGcaacaccaactccagtgtcatctgtgtgacatgacagtacatCATTAAGGCAGACGGCAGAAAAATGCCCCTCAGTgttaggctccctggaggtccctggctgtgtgcccacctctggccttgaaAAGGGCCTCGATGTTCTCCAAGGATACTGCACTTCCTGGGTTGTGGGTTCTGTactgtgtctttctttttcctattcttaattctttatacagcacgatcccagcctacaa
This region includes:
- the Sts gene encoding steryl-sulfatase isoform X2, translated to MPRPSPAWLLPPLLALLCTAHAHPGPNFVIIMADDLGIGDPGCYGNQTLRTPNIDRLAREGAKLTQHLAAAPLCTPSRAAFLTGRYAMRSGMASRGIMGVFLFSASSGGLPTSEVTFPRLLQEQGYATALVGKWHLGLSCHSPTDFCHHPLRHGFSRFLGTPTTNLRDCRPGGGTVLGPALRLVWTLTLGTLGAGLASLWAWRTLGARWWGVGPVRVPLWAWSAVAVGVAGVVGVSLLAFRAHFRLANCFLMADLAIAQQPTNYSALTQQLTDEGRDFLRRHVATPFLLFMSFLHVHTAHFAGPKFAGRSQHGAYGDSVEEMDWGVGRILDALDELGLANNTLVYFTSDHGAHVEEVGEGGERHGGSNGIYRGGKANNWEGGVRVPGLVRWPSVIAPGLEIDEPTSNMDVFPTVVRLAGAELPGDRVIDGRDLMPLLRGHTHRSEHEFLFHYCGAYLNAVRWHNGSSVWKAFYFTPNFDPPGSNGCFSTHVCFCFGKYITRHDPPLLFDLARDPGERRPLTPEAEPRYHEVLRTMAEAARAHTATLDPVPDQLSLANVAWKPWLQLCCASRPHVFACRCADDDGQGRPDM
- the Sts gene encoding steryl-sulfatase isoform X1, with amino-acid sequence MERRRPAWATQARTVRGTTMPRPSPAWLLPPLLALLCTAHAHPGPNFVIIMADDLGIGDPGCYGNQTLRTPNIDRLAREGAKLTQHLAAAPLCTPSRAAFLTGRYAMRSGMASRGIMGVFLFSASSGGLPTSEVTFPRLLQEQGYATALVGKWHLGLSCHSPTDFCHHPLRHGFSRFLGTPTTNLRDCRPGGGTVLGPALRLVWTLTLGTLGAGLASLWAWRTLGARWWGVGPVRVPLWAWSAVAVGVAGVVGVSLLAFRAHFRLANCFLMADLAIAQQPTNYSALTQQLTDEGRDFLRRHVATPFLLFMSFLHVHTAHFAGPKFAGRSQHGAYGDSVEEMDWGVGRILDALDELGLANNTLVYFTSDHGAHVEEVGEGGERHGGSNGIYRGGKANNWEGGVRVPGLVRWPSVIAPGLEIDEPTSNMDVFPTVVRLAGAELPGDRVIDGRDLMPLLRGHTHRSEHEFLFHYCGAYLNAVRWHNGSSVWKAFYFTPNFDPPGSNGCFSTHVCFCFGKYITRHDPPLLFDLARDPGERRPLTPEAEPRYHEVLRTMAEAARAHTATLDPVPDQLSLANVAWKPWLQLCCASRPHVFACRCADDDGQGRPDM